A window from Acinonyx jubatus isolate Ajub_Pintada_27869175 chromosome E1, VMU_Ajub_asm_v1.0, whole genome shotgun sequence encodes these proteins:
- the ZMYND15 gene encoding zinc finger MYND domain-containing protein 15, giving the protein MEFVSGYRDEFLDFAALLFGWFRKFSTERGAVGASLEGRWRQLETQIRRLPQDPALWVLHVLPNRNVGISLGQGAEPGPGSGLGAAQFLGDEHPLHLRDLSPYVSFVSLEEGEEAEEEEEESGEEEGAGLEKVDPDKNGAPAPTSRDSPQEANPPGRPEEPEQEAGGGGGAQDCCRENKAEDEAVPERRKGRRSEAAPLHLSCLLLVTDEHGTILGIDLLMDGAQGSAGKGSGPENLAPRAYALLCHSMACPMGSGDPRKPRQLTVGDAQLHRELESLVPRLGVKLAKTPMRTWGPRPGFTFASLRARTCHVCHRHSFEVKLTPCPQCSAVLYCGESCLRADWRRCPDDVSHRFWCPRLAAFMERAGELATLPFTYATEVTSETFNKEAFLASRGLTRGYWTQLSMLIPGPGTPRHPRGSTPSLSLLLSGDPYQLLQGDGPALMPPVPPDPPRSLFGSWQDYYTWRGLGLDSPMAVLLTYPLTVYYVITHLVPQSFPELNIQNKQSLKIHVVEAGKEFDLVMVFWELLVLLPHVALELQFVGDGLPPESDQQHFTLQRDGPEVSVRPGSGVSGRLSSGTKEKGGRRDLQIKVSARPYHLLQGPKPDLVIGFNSGFGLKDTWLSSLPRLQSLRVPAFFTESSEYGCVMDDQTMAVATGGGTSPPRPNPFRSPFRLRAADNCMPWYCNAFIFHLVYKPPQGGGARPAPGPAPQAPPPAAPPAPARRRRGEKKPGRGARRRR; this is encoded by the exons ATGGAGTTTGTATCTGGATACCGGGATGAATTCCTTGATTTCGCTGCCCTCCTGTTTGGCTGGTTCCGAAAGTTCTCGACGGAGCGCGGGGCTGTGGGGGCCAGCCTTGAGGGCCGCTGGCGCCAGCTGGAGACGCAGATCAGAAGGCTGCCCCAGGACCCCGCCCTTTGGGTGCTGCATGTTCTGCCCAACCGTAATGTGGGCATCAGCCTGGGGCAAGGAGCAGAGCCAGGCCCTGGATCGGGCCTGGGGGCTGCCCAGTTCCTGGGAGATGAGCACCCCCTCCACCTGCGAGACCTAAGCCCCTATGTCAGTTTTGTCagcctggaggaaggggaggaagcagaggaggaggaggaagagagtggagaggaggagggtgcaGGCTTGGAGAAGGTAGATCCAGACAAAAATGGGGCCCCTGCCCCTACCAGCAGGGACTCCCCACAGGAAGCAAACCCTCCAGGGAGGCCAGAGGAGCCGGAGCAAGaggcaggaggtggaggaggtgccCAGGATTGCTGCCGAGAAAACAAGGCAGAGGACGAAGCAGTCcctgagaggaggaaggggcggAGAAGTG aGGCTGCCCCCCTGCACCTTTCCTGCCTCTTGCTGGTAACAGATGAACATGGCACCATCTTGGGCATTGACCTACTAATGGATGGAGCCCAGGGCAGTGCAGGCAAGGGCTCAGGGCCAGAGAACCTGGCCCCTCGGGCCTATGCTCTCCTCTGCCACAGCATGGCCTGCCCCATGGGCTCCGGAGACCCTCGAAAGCCCCGACAGCTGACTGTGGGAGATGCCCAGCTGCATCG AGAGCTGGAGAGTCTGGTCCCGAGGCTGGGAGTGAAGTTAGCCAAGACGCCGATGCGGACATGGGGTCCCCGGCCAGGCTTCACGTTTGCCTCCCTTCGGGCTCGAACCTGCCACGTCTGTCACAGACATAGCTTTGAAGTGAAGCTGACACCTTG cccccagtgtAGTGCGGTCTTGTACTGCGGAGAGTCTTGTCTCCGGGCCGACTGGCGGCGATGTCCGGATGACGTGAGCCACCGGTTTTGGTGCCCGAGGCTCGCGGCCTTCATGGAACGTGCCGGAGAACTAGCAACTCTGCCTTTTACCTACGCCACAG AGGTGACCAGTGAAACCTTCAACAAGGAGGCCTTCCTGGCCTCACGGGGCCTCACTCGTGGCTACTGGACCCAGCTCAGCATGCTGATCCCAGGCCCTGGCacgcccaggcacccccggggCAGCACGCCATCCCTCAGCCTTCTTCTCAGTG gaGATCCCTACCAGCTTCTCCAGGGGGATGGGCCTGCCCTGATGCCTCCTGTGCCCCCAgatccacccaggagcctctttg GCTCATGGCAGGATTACTACACGTGGAGGGGCCTCGGCTTGGACTCCCCCATGGCTGTACTTCTCACCTACCCGCTGACTGTGTACTATGTCATCACCCACCTGGTGCCCCAGTCCT TCCCTGAGCTCAACATCCAGAACAAGCAGTCACTGAAAATCCACGTGGTGGAGGCCGGGAAGGAGTTTGACCTGGTCATGGTGTTTTGG GAGCTCTTGGTCCTGCTCCCCCACGTGGCCCTAGAGCTGCAGTTTGTGGGCGACGGCCTGCCCCCCGAGAGTGACCAGCAGCATTTTACCCTGCAGAGG GATGGCCCAGAAGTGTCTGTCCGTCCTGGTTCCGGGGTATCGGGGCGGCTCAGCTCCGGGACCAAGGAGAAGGGGGGCCGCAGGGACCTGCAGATCAAGGTGTCTGCACGGCCCTACCACCTGCTCCAGGGGCCCAAACCTGACCTGGTTATCG ggTTTAACTCCGGCTTCGGTCTCAAGGACACCTGGCTGAGCTCGCTGCCCCGGCTccag TCCCTCCGAGTGCCGGCCTTCTTCACCGAGAGCAGCGAGTACGGCTGTGTGATGGACGACCAGACCATGGCGGTGGCCACGGGAGGGGGCACCAGCCCCCCGAGGCCCAATCCCTTCCGCTCCCCTTTTCGCCTGCGAGCGGCCGACAACTGCATGCCCTG GTACTGCAACGCCTTCATCTTCCACCTGGTCTACAAGCCCCCGCAGGGGGGCGGGGCCCGCCCGGCGCCGGGTCCCgcgccccaggccccgccccccgccgcgccccccgcccccgcccgcagACGCCGAGGGGAGAAGAAACCTGGGCGGGGGGCCCGCCGGCGCAGGTGA